In Spirosoma aureum, a single genomic region encodes these proteins:
- a CDS encoding DUF4468 domain-containing protein produces the protein MKSVFTLIGLVVSIACFGQLNPSPVEMPIDSSSGGIQFREVVTLDPSLDTKAIVQKAKNWVATAYRSANDVVQQFDPETGILIVKGQFPVTRTSYYGNQVTTAAITVYQTLTIEARPGRYRATLNNYEIGAAGQRAVLAANRGSMGRDEYMELVRKQAAGMSMERTIIKSAEKNLDSTITSERLFMADVKQQSLNLLEMLKRHMQKKAEKDW, from the coding sequence ATGAAATCAGTATTTACCTTGATTGGCCTTGTGGTTTCCATTGCCTGCTTTGGTCAATTAAATCCGAGTCCCGTCGAAATGCCAATCGATAGTAGTTCTGGAGGCATACAGTTCCGGGAAGTGGTTACGCTCGACCCATCGTTGGATACCAAAGCCATTGTTCAGAAGGCCAAAAACTGGGTAGCCACAGCCTACCGGAGTGCGAATGATGTAGTGCAGCAGTTTGATCCGGAAACAGGCATTCTTATCGTGAAAGGTCAGTTTCCCGTTACACGAACCAGTTACTATGGGAATCAGGTGACGACAGCAGCTATCACAGTTTACCAGACGCTAACCATTGAAGCCAGACCAGGTCGATACCGGGCTACCTTAAACAATTATGAAATTGGTGCAGCTGGCCAGCGGGCAGTACTGGCAGCCAACCGGGGGTCAATGGGCCGGGATGAGTATATGGAACTGGTTCGCAAGCAGGCTGCTGGCATGAGTATGGAGCGAACTATTATCAAATCTGCTGAAAAGAATCTGGACTCGACCATTACCTCAGAACGATTGTTTATGGCGGATGTCAAGCAGCAGAGTTTAAACCTCTTGGAGATGCTCAAACGGCACATGCAGAAGAAGGCCGAAAAAGACTGGTAG
- a CDS encoding ABC transporter C-terminal domain-containing protein, which translates to MGFFCYFCDAEFIYSKGRHRQQTGGAVPPYPFDCNSPDSFSTLGRELSSGSGSTACLLLVAITVMPKLSQTEIDRRKLERLEARILILRSKIEQLQQGLNTSIAQAQKLSSSLANQQ; encoded by the coding sequence ATGGGCTTTTTTTGTTACTTTTGCGACGCTGAGTTCATTTATTCCAAGGGTCGGCACCGCCAGCAAACAGGCGGTGCTGTACCCCCGTATCCGTTTGACTGTAATAGTCCGGATAGTTTTTCGACCCTTGGGCGTGAACTCAGCAGCGGGTCAGGCAGCACCGCCTGTTTGTTGCTGGTAGCCATCACTGTTATGCCCAAACTTTCCCAGACCGAAATCGACCGTCGAAAACTCGAACGGCTCGAAGCGCGTATCCTTATTCTACGCAGTAAAATTGAGCAGTTACAGCAAGGATTAAATACCAGTATTGCCCAGGCGCAAAAACTCAGCTCATCACTGGCCAATCAACAATAA